The genomic window ATCTTTaaaggacagggaagggaaagacCTGAATGTCCAATGTTCTCAAAGCCCCGGGTATAGGTTGACGTCACACACCGGCCAGCCACGAATGCGGGTGTGCTCCCTCAGCCAGCTCCCCGCGAATTTGAGCCTCGTCTGCCCCAGTGAGGAAGTGGGGGTTCATTTGTCCTCTTTCCTTCTTGTCTGAGAGTAAGGGAGACTAATTCAGTGGCCTACCCAAACGAAGGGAGAGAAATGCTGTTTCAGAAActgctgggggggagggggaggcaggaaagcCTCCTTCCTGTGTGTCTTCAGGGAGCTGACGTGGTCAGTACCGGGGAGAAGGTGCTTGGCCACAGGAGAGGTGGGGACGCTGTCAGAACAGCCCAGCGAAGGGCCTGTTCTGGAAGCTGAGGTCTCCGCATATGAAACGCAACCGTGTCCTGCCTTCAAGAGCAGTGCTGAGGACAGGAGAGCCCCACGGGCCTGAGCTCTCAGACATGAGTGTCTGGAGTCTGTCTGCTGGCACTGGTGACCCCACGGGCTGCAGGCCTGCCTCTCGGGGTGAGTGGGAGGGGTGTGCACAGCTGTGCTCCTTGACAGGCTGACCTCCCAGGGGCAGCTAACAGGTGGAGTCAAGGTGGGTGTGATGTCCAACCACAGCCTCAAATGCTGAAGAGAAAGGCCGTGGTGTGAGATGGGGTGAAGGGGCCCGAGGAGGAACGCTGGGCTTCGGATCCAGCCAGCGGGCACAGAGCTGAGCGGGCCCCGGGAGGGCCAGCACCTTCAGCGCTGgcctatggggtctggatgggaGGTGGTTCTCACGGACAATTACTGAGTTCCTTTCCCACACCAGCCAATGTTCCTTTGGGCCAAATCCTCCTAAATCAAAAGTACTGTTAACCTAAGAATAGAAAGCCAAGTGAGGAACAAGaagtttcatttgaaaaacaaacaaacaaaaagaatattcGTTTGGGAAGGCAGAAGCCCAACAGCCTTTCagttaggagacaaaggcagggGACttatgagaaggggaagggggacagTGACATCgcagaaggaaggcatttctattggtgcggATAGGGACACTGATTCTAAACCTTGCTTTCAATTTTCAGTCTGGCAGTCGTGACATCTGCTCTCCTGTTACgcttgcaaacagttctttgggacacaatgttGCTTCAGGTCCAGCCCAGAGGTTACTCTGCCCTGTTTTAACATCCCGAAGGTTTGAGGCCTAAGATGAGCAAGGccgttcctctgggatggcagcccTGCTCGATTTTAAAGCGGCTCCATATATGTTGTTTTTCTACAGTACGAAACACTGAATTCCAAACCCTCCAGAACCCTCAAGGGTAAGTCACAGAGTCAGAAAATGGATAATCCCAAACACTTGTACCGGTGGTCTCACAACGGGCAGGAACACAGGCCCACAGCATCTATGAAAATCACAACGACACATTTCCTCTTTTAAGAGACACCTGGCTGGCAGATGCCCTCacctctttttcccccctctgcgTAACCCTCAAAATGTGAATGTCCTTTAAAATCATAAGAATACCCGGTTTGCTGCCGTCCTATGGGATTACCGCGCTCATTGGGGCACAGCTAACTCTCACGGCTTGACCTCACACGGAATCATGACCATCCTGAGGTCAACCTCAGTTACTGCGTTGAGTTCTGTCTGAATCCCATATTCAGCCACCTCCTGACACTCATTTCAGTCCCACTGCTCAAGTAAAGAAAGACGCCTCGTCCAGCTCGGGCAGGCAAGTGTTTATTGCGAAAGGTGAACTCACACAGAAGAGTCTGCTGTCTGGCTGAGTGTTGGAGAAGCTGAACGTCTGCTGAGAGAGTTCAGGACCCTCCATCCAAGGGAAGGGCCAGGACGACTTGCAGGTGAGTCCACGGGAGGGGGGAGAAGACCCCAAATTAGGGCTGCACCTCTGGGAAATTGTGGGGTGAATAAACTGGGCAGTTCGCAGTGGGGCTTCGGTGAAGTTTGCAAATGAAAGTCTGAACTGATGGCGACTGATGACGCAGCAAACACAGCTACAAAGACCACAGTGTGAAAAGGGCTCCCCTTTCCCACAGTCCAGAGAATTTTTTGAAGCATGAAAGGGCCCGAGGGTCTGACTTGGAGAAGTTATTTCTCAGGAGATGATGGTTATTCTAGAGACCAAAGAAACTGCAGCTGGAGACCTGTGGCTTTTGGGGTTTGATATTCTGGCCGGTGCTGCTCCGGATGCGGCCCAGAAGGAACTCACTTCCCTCTCCCGTACCTGGGGAGCCTGTGGCTGTACCAGCTGCTGTCTGCTGGTCTCACAGGACTTTCACTGGATTGGAGCAAGTTAGCCCAGGGGCCCACTGGGCTGAGGGACCGGTGGTCCCAGCAGCCTGGCTGGGGGAGTTCAGGAAGCGCTGGGACAGTCAACCAAGGAGGCTCTGGGTCCGAGGCGGTGCCGGCTGGAGCCGCCTGCCGCCCACAGAGGAGGTGAGAATAAGGACGCAGCAGTTTCCCTGCGCGGCCCGCGAGCTGCAGCCGCTACAGGCCGATCTGGGCCGGGCTCGCCGTGCTCGCTCGGCCCCCGTTTTCGGCCGGGCCCCGGACATCGGCGCTGGGGTCCCCGGAGCGCGAGGACACGGAACTGAGCCCGTGCGCCAGGCGCCAGGCCCGGGCGCGGAACGAGCGGTCCAGCAGCAGGTAGATGAGCGGGTTGGCGCAGCTGTGGCCGAAGGCCAGGCAGGTGGCGATCGTGAGGCCCCAGCGCAGCGCCTgcagcaggaggcagggcagCGGCAGCGCCCCGAGGCGCGCCAGGTGCAGGACGGCGCGCAGGGTGGCGAAGGGCAGCCAGGAGCCCACGAAGGCGCCCTCCACGGCGCAGATGATGCGCAGCGGGGTCCTGGGGACGCGGCCCAGGCGCGGGCGACGCGTCCGGCGCAGGCGACGCGCCAGGCGGCAGTAGCAGAAGAGGGTGGCGCCCAGGGGCAGCGCGCAGGTGAGCACCAACAGCAGCAGTCCGAGGACCTGGAGGGCGTCGGAGGGCCGCTCCCCGCACTGGCTGCCCGGGGCCCCGGGCAGCGGCTGCAAGTCGCGGGAGACCAGGGCGGGCAGGCCGGCCAGCAGCGCCGTGGCCCAGACGCCCCAGCACAGGGCGCGGGCGCACTGCGGGGAGCGCAGCGGCCGCGCGGCCAGCGGCCGGGCCACAGCCAGGTAGCGGTCGGCGGCCAGGCCGGCCAGCAGCAGCGCGCCCGCGCAGCGCGAGGCGGCCAGCGCGAAGCCGCTCAGCTTGCAGAGCTCGGGGCCGAAGGGCCAGTTGCCGTCCAGCGCGGCCGCCGCTGCCCACAGCGGCAGCGTCAGCACCAGGCCCAGGTCGGCGGCCGCCAGGTGCAGCACGAAGGTGTCTGCCAGCCGCCGCGGGCCGCGCCGCCCGGCCAGCAGCCGCACCACCAGGCAGTTGCCCAGCAGGCCCAGGGTGAAGGCCGCCAGGTAGAGCGCGGGGACGAAGGCGTGGGCGTAGGGCAGCTCCCAGGACGCGCACAGCTCCAGTTCCTCCTCCAGGGCGCCCGACCCCGAGTAGTCCCAGAACTCCATCCCTGGGCTGGGGCTCCAGGGCTCCGTGGGGGGCATGTCAGGGCCAGAGGTGTGCGCACAGATGACCTGGCGCTGGGCGCAGGTGGCGGCAGCTCTGAAGGAACGGTGCCCAGCACCTCCCTTCCTGCCACCGGGGCCCAGGCGATGGGTGGGCAGGAAGGTGCTGGAGGAGGGGCCGAGGGTGCGGAGGAGATGGTGGCCTAGGATTCTGGGCTGAACCCAGGGGAAGGGCAGGGACAGGGCAGAGGGGCTGCATAGCTGCGTCGTCGTGGAGGAAAAGTCCTCGGGCCCAGGAGACCCACCCTGCCTCCCCATGGGAGCAGCCTGATGTCAGGGTGCAAAGGGAGCCGGTGGGAGCGGTCCTCGGTTCTCTCCAGCCCTTGGCTGTTCCCATGCTGTCGGCTGCCCTTTTGTCTGGTTTTACGGGTGAGGAGACAGACCCTGCATGAGGGGCTCAAAAGCGGGGTGGGGTGTCAGCCTGCGCCCCTCCACCTGTTTTCCAGGAAGGAGGGGTTCTGCTCTCTGGGTGCAACCCTGGGTCGGGTGGGTGAGGAGCCCGCCCTTGGGTACCTGCCTCCTGATTGGGaggtggccatcagagctctcagtGGTTGCTCGTCTCCCGAGATGCTGGCTCAGTGTCTGAACCCAAAGACAGGCTTTTCTGACCCAAGCAGGTCTTCATGGAGCATCGTGGGAGTGTTTGAATCTGGGGAAAGGGTGTGGTGAGATGGTCCAGATGAAAGGAGCAGAGCCAGGGCtttaaatcccagctcctccccttcttcctccatctGGCAACACCCACCAATCCAGCCAAGCACAGCCGAGCCTCAGCACAGATGACAAGATGGAACCCAACTTAGCTCTAGGCTGCTCCTCCTCAGCGAGGAGGTCAGGAGCTTAGAGGAGGGAGGGTCAGGACAGGCTTCATGGGCGGAGTCGGAAGAACATGGGGGGTGAGGGAAGCTCCGCCCTTTTTCCAGAAGGTGGGGTGCAGCAGGGATTCTGGGTGATGCCATAGAGGTCcaacagccccccaccccaaatgctGCCTTGGAGCTCATGTTCCACGGCATGTGCCCGCCAGAGCCCACCCAAGTGTCACCAGGAATGAGTGACTGACCTGCTCGGCAATGTGGTGTTGAATGTCGGAGGTGGATGCACCAACGGTCAGCTCCTGGCACCATCCCCGTTTGGCAGGTCTAGGGGCTCACGGTCCAGGCAGGGGGCACAGATGCATGTGCAGCATGTTCAGTGGCCAACATGCAGTCACACTGGGACATGCTAGGAGCAGAGTCCTCGTGGGCTCAGGAGGGGCAGTTACGTCCCACGGGAGGCGTACAAGGGAGAGGCATTCCAGGGGATGACACTGGCCGATGAGGGTCCCAGGAGAGTGCTGAGGTGAGCTAGAGCAGCACTTCCCGGGCCCAGGGCCACCAGAGCCCAACGGGAGGAGGGTGGCAGGAGGGGAAGCAGATGACAGGGACAGCATTTCCTTCTGTAGGTGCTGAGGCTCCTCTGCCCACTTTTGAGGAGGACGAGACAGCCATCTGTTCTGAACAGGTCGCTGGCAGAACTGTGCACTGGACGGGGACAGACTCAGGCCGGAAGACGCCACCGTGGGCCTTTGGCATCATCTCCGTTGGGGGCAGTGGGGACAGAAGGGAGAGATAAGTGTGACAACGCAGGTCTCAGCAGAAGGGTCAAGGGCGCGCCTGAGATGGCTCTGCCAGGAACGACAGATGCCACCCACCCAGGGGTGGAAATCTGAGGGGCTGCTGGGGACTCAGACGTTTCTCTAACGTCTGATCACACGGGTGCTGCTGAGCGGCACCCAGAAGGGAGCCTGCAGCCTCGTCCCTGGAAGGCTGGCGGGGCAGAGCTCCTGGATGTCACTCCCCCGGGCACACCTCCGTCTGGGACACCGAGAGCACCAGTGATTCTGAAAGCCCGAGATGAATAGCATCAAGGGAACtgccaggaggagaagaaagggcgGGCAGCCAAGAGGGGGGTATAGGCGGGTGTGGGCGAAAGTGGAAGTAGCTTGTTTATTAAAAGCAGAGACCTGCTTCCTGGGGCTGTGATCTCATGCCCAAGTGAAGTCTGTGGCGCAGAGCACATGGCAGATTCTCGGCCGGGCCTGGGTCCTGCAGTTCCTTCTGCACTTGTGTGGACGTGTGGACGGGAGGGAGCTGGGGCCGCTGCCGGGGCCTGGCCTCCCAGAGGTCCCGCCTGCTTTTAGTGCCTCAGACCCACTCACTCCAGGATTCTGCTCCCTCGTCTCCCCAGGGACAAGAAACAAGCCAACGCTTAGAAACACTCATCCTCATGACCCCAGACACTTGGCCACTTGCTGACAGCTGTCAACACAGCAAAGTGGAAAGGGTCCTCCCTCTTTCTCAGTCTTCTCTCCATCCATCACAGTGATTGGCACAAGCCTGAGACAGAAGAGATGACAAGAAATATCCAACGCCTTGAACAagcgtgtttccctgaaagtaagacctagctggaccatcaactctaatgtgtcttttggagcaaaaattagtataagacccggtcttattttactataagaccgggtcataaatataataaatataatataccgggtcttatattaatttttgctccaaaagacacattagagctgatggtctagctaggtcttattttcggggaaacagggtagtaggtTTATTTCTGCCCATCTGTGGGTTTAAGCTCTtacaactcccccaccccctcgccATTTCAGTTTTCCTGTACAAATCATCTTAACCCTTTAGGAAAAGTGTTGAAAATTGCATTTACCTTTTTCATCATAAAAGCCATCTAACCACATTATAGAACTGGAAACAATAAAATCGTCCCAGGCCTGGGGAATTTACTTCCAACCAGCGAAggacattttcaaaagagaatttGTTGATAACCACACTATTCTGGGGTTTCCCACTCTTTCCACGTTCCAGTTCAGATATTCTccacatatgcatttttttacACCACTGTGTCAGTCCCATTTGGAAGCAGAAGGGACACAGTTTTCTAGTGGCTTCTCGGCGATTTCGCCAGCCCTGCCTTCTGCAACTCACAATAAAACTATGAACTGTGAAATCTAAGAACGGCCACCGGCTCCTTTTTTTCACAGCTACTTTGAGACTGACCTGGAAATGTCAGCTTCTCTGAGTCCTGGCCTGCTCATGGATGGTTATTTCCGTAAGATGACCTGAGGTTGCTGAAAAGCCAAGTAGGGGTGAGCCCTGAGGCTTCGATGTCAGGAGTTAGTTTTGTGCTGTGATCAAAAGGTGCCCAGAGTTCACAATGAAATCCAGACTTTAGGAAAAGTGGGTAACGGTTGGCAGGACGGTTTGGGGGGGGCATGGGATTCGGGAAGACCAGGTGGTGGTCTTAGGTGTGACATGGAGCCGGGGACAGCGAAGAGGAGGATCTGACTGAAAGCACTTCATGGGACCTGCTGGCTCTCTGGGCCGGAGGTGGATGGAGCCGGGCAGCCGGAGGCTCCTGCCTTGGTGGCCGGATGCGCTCCAGGAAGGAGTCGGTTCTGCAGGGCATTTGCAGACTGAGGGTGACCGGGGAACTGTCAGGTGAAGATGCTGAGatgacagacacacagaaggcCCTCGGTACCCGCTCAGGTGGGGCTGGAGCGTCAGTCAGAGCAGGTACCGAGGGCCttctgtgagggcaggaaggACTGAGCCCTGAGACTGatccccccttcccttccctcccccccccccccccccccccccccccccccgcgggGAAGTGTGAGCAGAAGGGAGAAGGTAACAGGCGATCGGAGATCACCGCCAAAGGTTTGGAATTTCATGCTGCGCCCGGGTCCCCTGGAGTGCAAGTGGGAACCAGAGGGAGTCAGACCAGGAAGGCCAGCCTGGGGTTTCTATTTTGAGGGCAAACACATCCATGATAGGAAATCAGGGGTGGCCTAGCACACATCAGCCTCAGTTTGGGGCCTTTGGATTCCGGCCAGGGACTGGGCATCTGACAGGCATTCACCGGCCACTCCCGTGACGACACGCGGACCTGTGATGCTCCACGGGTTCCGTCAGCCGAGGACACGGCTTGGAtaacacacacgcgcacacacacgacAACACAGCTGCCTCTGGCAGAGAGAGTGAAGAGGGTACCGTGGTCCAAGGGTGAAGGTCATCGGGCGGCCTCAGGGCCCTGTCACCAGAGCGGATGGCGCTGCGACCTTGTATTCTTCATAAAGTGCCCTTTAACAGGCGGACTTTGCCTGAGGAACCAGCCCCTCACCGTCACCCAGGAGAGCCGGTTGGCCTTGGCCGTGGGCCCGCACCCCTGTGGGAGCGTGTTATCAGTTGTTGGGGACGCCCCGCCATGCCGTTCCTGGCTGGAGGCGCCCCTGAGCCCTGGTCCCCTGCACCTAATAACGGTTCCTGCAATGAACTGGACTAACTTGGCAGCAGAGTCGGCCGGGTCTCTCCATTCTTGTTCTGTGAACCTAGATGTCCGGGCACAGCGGTGTGATTTTAGCTGCCGTCGTGCTGACGCCAGTGAGGGCGTTCGGCCAGGGGACGAAACCCACTTTCAGTGCAGTTGTGTTCTCCATCCGTGGTGGGTCTGTTCCCACCTAGTGCAGCTGTCAGACTGGCAGTGTTTTGACCCCACACCATCTGCACCGTGGGGCCCACAAGCGGGCTCAAAACCACAGGGCGGGGCCTCCGGCTCGGATGCTGTCACccaccatccttgtgtccctggcaCAGTTACTAGTCTTTTAAAGACTCAccatcctcatctgtaaagtacaCACATGACAGCTAATCGAAGAAGCTTTTCAATCATAAAGCAATATTCAAGTGGGGGTTTCCATAGGTTCGAGGGTTGGGAGTGtgtttctcacacacacacacacacacacacacacaccctgaggTCTGACTAGCCAGTAGGTCAGGGGTCAGTGCAGCTGGTGTGAGTGAGGATGGGAGGTGCCGGACATGAGCCGCGCCACCCTGGGTGCCCTACAGCCATGTTCTAGCACCAACaggcccccgccccccccccccggaaaTAACCCCTTGGGCTCAAGTGGAAGGTACCAGCAGCCAAGTGGCTTTGCTTTGCAcgttagaaaaaaaagaaaagaaaatccttagTGGGTCTTAAAACACTTTTTTGTAACTCATTTACTTTTATCTTCCTCAATGAAAAacgaatcatttttttctctatttttctgacCTAAACATAAGCCACGGTGGACGGAGGTAGCTTTAGTCACAAATACCAGTGATGTTAAACACGTGCACACAACGGACTTGCCGAGGCCTCTGGAATACCGAGGAGCCAGGAGGCCTGTTCACCCCCCAGAAGCAAAAGCAGGTGAAATGGGGTCCAGGCCTCCTTCTGTGGGAGCGGCCCCGACAAGTCCCTTCCCCACCAAATGCGAGGAAGCAATGGGTTTCTTCTAAAAGCACAACTGCCATTGCCGGAGATCCAGGCCAATGTTTCAGGCGCGGATCCACTTCCGAGGCCTGGCAGAGTGCTTTTCCGATGCTGGGTCACAGCGTCACAGCCACACTCCCTTCCCGGGACGTGGTTCTTCACTGTCTCTGTGCCGACAGGTCCCAAATGCCCTCGTCAGCTCCTAATGAGAAcagtctccctctgcctcagttgGGACCTGTCATTAGCCAGGCCAGGGACACACCCGCGTTGTGTGTGGGCTCCAGGGAACCACCGCTGTGTACACGCCTCTAATACTGCCACATCTTAGgggaaaatacttttattctGAACATGACAGTATTAGAAAACGTCGTGCTCTGGGTCTGAAGGCAGACACTGCCCTGCTCAGGAACGGCATGTTTCTTCAGGGATGCAATGTTGTCTGAGGATTCTGTTGTTGCTGTGTcattagatctttttttttttttttaaattgctctgGTCTCAATAAGTAGAATCGGCCAAATCAAAGTGAAACTTAAAGAATAACAGTCAAGAACAGACTTCCCATGGCTGGTACGGAGATCAGTGCACTCGTGAGCCACTCAATTTCAAGGGTACACAGTGTTAATTCTGGCACAATTTAAGTACTAATTCACCGAAAGAGAGAGAGTTAACATGGACAAAATCGCTGTAAGAGGGCCACAAACACTGATACACGGTGTGGAGACTGAGCTAAGCACAGAAAGTTACAGACGTCTCAATATCGTCTTGAGTCGGTATTCAAACGACGTCTAGTATTATTAAAAGTTGCCTCTTATGAATATTCAAATTGTTAAATTTAAACACAggttaaaagaaaggaaaactgtatgagTTCACCTAAGTTCAAAGATTTCTTTGTAAgaaaaccacattttattcaCGAAACAGGAATCATTTGGTGCCATGCTTTTATTCAAATGAGAGGGGAAACTGCACTCCACCAGGAAATAGCAAAGCTGACAGTATTTTACAGCATCTTAGAAAACCTGTAGGTGGCGCCACAACGTGGGCAGGTGAGCACACCGTACGCGGTGCATCACCCAGCAGTGTCCACGAAACCATCATTAAAAAGCTGAATTTGGCTTTAAACAGCCAAATAAAAACTGTAACAgtcattcaaaaacaaaatcgAAAAGCTGAGAGGAACTGAGAGCTTTCCGAAGCTGTGCCAAACAGCAGACTTTGATGCTGCAGTGCAACCGTGACAAGGGTTTGGCAAACTTAACTGAATAATTATCATAACAATTTGACCTCTGATGATGAAAGCACCAGTGTTTCAATAAGGGTGATGAAAATATCCAGCCTGGATAAAACGGCATCATTTTCATTTGTACATtgttaaaacataatttttaaaaaagctgcaCCATAATAAAAAAGTCTGCAGATAAAGAAACATATCCATATTCCTTCTGCATTAATAAAGTAAACGGTCTACTGAGAGCAATGGACTTTGTGGCAATATCCACATTTACCTATAGACGCTACGGACACTCACTGTTGGACACACGTAAATTTAAGAACAAAGGGTGGTCCTGTTTAGTGTCAATCCTTCCTCCATTGTCTTGCGTccaatttttcaaaagtaatggCCCAGTGACATTATGAAGAAGATTGCTTGGATGAAGGAAATTTGATGGAAAAGAACACATTTAGTAATGTAAAATGCTTACTAATTCTCCTTTTGAGGATAATTTATCACATTTTGATTAgattcatttactatttttgtaAACCAGTCTTAATCTAAACATTATCTGACAATTATTTCCTT from Rhinolophus ferrumequinum isolate MPI-CBG mRhiFer1 chromosome 27, mRhiFer1_v1.p, whole genome shotgun sequence includes these protein-coding regions:
- the GPR25 gene encoding probable G-protein coupled receptor 25; translation: MGRQGGSPGPEDFSSTTTQLCSPSALSLPFPWVQPRILGHHLLRTLGPSSSTFLPTHRLGPGGRKGGAGHRSFRAAATCAQRQVICAHTSGPDMPPTEPWSPSPGMEFWDYSGSGALEEELELCASWELPYAHAFVPALYLAAFTLGLLGNCLVVRLLAGRRGPRRLADTFVLHLAAADLGLVLTLPLWAAAAALDGNWPFGPELCKLSGFALAASRCAGALLLAGLAADRYLAVARPLAARPLRSPQCARALCWGVWATALLAGLPALVSRDLQPLPGAPGSQCGERPSDALQVLGLLLLVLTCALPLGATLFCYCRLARRLRRTRRPRLGRVPRTPLRIICAVEGAFVGSWLPFATLRAVLHLARLGALPLPCLLLQALRWGLTIATCLAFGHSCANPLIYLLLDRSFRARAWRLAHGLSSVSSRSGDPSADVRGPAENGGRASTASPAQIGL